A region from the Papaver somniferum cultivar HN1 unplaced genomic scaffold, ASM357369v1 unplaced-scaffold_125, whole genome shotgun sequence genome encodes:
- the LOC113331155 gene encoding uncharacterized protein LOC113331155: MPDSGRRSVGHKRNREEICSASGNLCHGETPDGCASFNRKPVSFDTPCFKNLDSEDLLQSFEKICTDVTECRNLWNNKFKSPEKMMLLPHDIVKRLDSMENMISSVISECKKDYAQFINKPLTLDFPCVFNLGVSKDLRQSLEKTSRAVADGKECANFVSMPVSLDFPCVFSLGVSEDLRQSLEKTSRAVADGKECANFISKPVSLDFPCFENLEVSEDLRRSLEKISSAEVECTNLWNNKISSSVKMAPLFEFQKLLESHGLLWHKNILFENGVTASQLQSRINQRPYDF, encoded by the exons ATGCCGGATTCAGGAAGAAG ATCTGTGGGTCACAAAAGAAACCGAGAGGAAATTTGTTCTGCATCTGGAAACTTATGTCATGGAGAGACACCTGATG GGTGTGCAAGTTTCAACCGTAAGCCTGTGAGTTTTGATACTCCATGCTTTAAAAACTTGGATTCGGAGGATTTACTTCAATCATTTGAGAAGATTTGCACAGATGTAACAGAATGTAGAAACCTCTGGAACAATAAATTCAAGAGTCCTGAAAAGATGATGTTGCTTCCTCATGATATTGTAAAGCGGTTAGACTCTATGGAGAACATGATAAGCTCAGTAATATCAGAATGTAAAAAAGACTACGCACAATTCATCAATAAACCTTTAACTTTGGATTTTCCATGCGTTTTTAACTTGGGGGTATCAAAAGATTTGCGTCAATCACTTGAGAAGACCAGCAGAGCAGTAGCAGATGGTAAAGAGTGTGCAAACTTCGTCAGTATGCCTGTAAGTTTGGATTTTCCATGCGTTTTTAGCTTGGGGGTATCAGAAGATTTGCGTCAATCACTTGAGAAGACTAGCAGAGCAGTAGCAGATGGTAAAGAGTGTGCAAACTTCATCAGTAAGCCTGTAAGTTTGGATTTTCCATGCTTTGAAAACTTGGAGGTATCAGAGGATTTACGTCGGTCACTTGAGAAGATTAGCTCAGCTGAAGTAGAATGTACAAACCTCTGGAACAATAAAATCTCGAGTTCTGTAAAGATGGCGCCACTTTTTGAGTTTCAGAAGCTGTTAGAAAGTCATGGGCTGTTGTGGCACAAGAATATTTTGTTTGAG AACGGTGTCACTGCTAGCCAACTACAAAGCCGGATCAATCAGAGGCCATATGATTTCTAG